In the genome of Pelagibacterium nitratireducens, one region contains:
- a CDS encoding NAD(P)/FAD-dependent oxidoreductase, translating to MGFFDVVVIGAGAAGMMCAATAGQRGRSVLIVDHAEAPGKKIRISGGGRCNFTNIHTSSQSFLSQNPKFAISALRRYRPADFIALVERYGIAYHEKTLGQLFCDGSAQQVIDMLLDEMKAAGVRLELGVGVEAIEPSANGYALRLPDGPVTCTSLVIATGGKSIPKMGATGFAYQVAAQFGVPVVEPRPGLVPLTFEPGMLERLRPLAGVSLDATVSHGKTAFQEGLLFTHRGLSGPSILQISSYWREGNAVAIDLAPQADIAQWLVEARARNGKQSVLNAIAELLPRRVAELVVAQAGVSGNLADLGRKGMDAIVAAISDWRVKPVGTEGYRTAEVTLGGIDTAALSSTDMQVKAVPGLYFIGEAVDVTGWLGGYNFQWAWASGKASGLAA from the coding sequence ATGGGTTTTTTCGACGTTGTCGTTATCGGAGCCGGGGCGGCGGGCATGATGTGCGCGGCAACCGCCGGCCAGCGTGGCCGGTCGGTCCTCATTGTCGATCACGCCGAGGCGCCGGGCAAGAAGATCCGCATTTCGGGCGGCGGGCGGTGCAACTTCACCAACATCCACACGAGCTCGCAATCGTTCCTCTCGCAAAACCCAAAATTCGCAATTTCAGCTCTGAGGCGCTATCGCCCCGCGGACTTCATTGCGCTGGTGGAACGCTACGGCATCGCCTATCACGAAAAAACGCTCGGTCAGCTCTTTTGCGACGGGTCGGCCCAGCAGGTCATCGACATGCTGCTCGATGAAATGAAAGCCGCCGGCGTGCGGCTCGAACTGGGTGTCGGTGTCGAGGCGATCGAGCCTTCGGCCAATGGCTACGCCCTGCGGCTGCCCGACGGCCCGGTTACCTGCACATCGCTGGTCATAGCGACAGGTGGCAAGTCGATACCGAAAATGGGCGCCACCGGCTTTGCCTATCAGGTCGCGGCCCAGTTCGGTGTGCCGGTCGTCGAACCGCGCCCAGGTCTTGTGCCGCTCACCTTCGAGCCGGGCATGCTTGAGCGCCTTCGGCCACTTGCCGGGGTTTCGCTCGACGCAACGGTAAGCCACGGCAAAACCGCATTCCAAGAGGGCCTGCTGTTCACCCATCGCGGGTTGAGTGGTCCCTCGATCCTGCAAATTTCTTCCTATTGGCGCGAGGGCAATGCCGTTGCCATCGATCTGGCACCGCAGGCCGATATCGCCCAATGGCTAGTCGAGGCGCGCGCGCGCAACGGCAAGCAGTCCGTGCTCAACGCAATTGCCGAGCTGCTGCCACGCCGGGTGGCCGAACTGGTTGTGGCGCAGGCTGGCGTTTCGGGCAATCTTGCCGATCTGGGGCGCAAGGGCATGGACGCCATCGTCGCCGCGATTTCGGACTGGCGGGTCAAACCGGTCGGCACGGAAGGGTATCGCACGGCCGAAGTGACTTTGGGCGGCATCGATACCGCGGCGCTCAGTTCCACCGACATGCAGGTCAAGGCCGTGCCCGGGCTCTATTTCATCGGCGAGGCGGTCGACGTGACCGGCTGGCTCGGAGGTTACAACTTCCAATGGGCCTGGGCTTCGGGCAAGGCGAGCGGGTTGGCCGCTTAA
- a CDS encoding PRC-barrel domain-containing protein, with protein MYRKLLASTALALVVTGGAYAQEMAPADPAMAPAEPMMETPAEPETPQEPLVSAEETGINADGWLATEIIGETIYNSTGDDAEAIGDVNDFVLDQNGEIGAVVVGVGGFLGIGQKSVAINWSDLELSEDMDGNNRLVASMTREQLENAAEFDRQEWLASESAAAAEMDSMGAGDAMAPAPAGDAMAPAAPADDAMATEEAAPADDAMASEEAAPADDAMASEEAAPADDAMASEEAAPADDAMASEEAAPAEDAMAAEEAPAEADAAAAADFDSMESVATADISADELTGTAVYGAGDEEIGSIGDILLSEDGTVDAVVIDFGGFLGIATKPVAVAFDNLTFVRDENGGLILRTPLTAEELEAAPEYDEEAYLSAPEDNSLIVE; from the coding sequence ATGTATCGCAAGCTTCTTGCCTCGACCGCGCTGGCTCTGGTTGTTACCGGCGGCGCCTATGCTCAGGAAATGGCCCCGGCTGATCCCGCCATGGCCCCTGCAGAACCCATGATGGAGACGCCCGCGGAACCCGAAACTCCGCAGGAGCCTCTTGTTAGCGCCGAAGAAACCGGCATCAATGCCGACGGTTGGCTGGCCACCGAAATCATCGGTGAAACCATTTATAATTCCACGGGCGACGACGCCGAAGCCATCGGCGACGTCAATGACTTCGTGCTCGACCAGAACGGCGAAATCGGTGCCGTTGTCGTCGGTGTCGGCGGTTTCCTTGGCATCGGCCAGAAGAGCGTCGCCATCAACTGGTCCGACCTTGAACTGTCCGAGGATATGGACGGCAATAACCGTCTCGTTGCCAGCATGACCCGCGAACAGCTTGAAAATGCTGCCGAATTCGACCGCCAGGAATGGCTGGCAAGTGAATCGGCTGCCGCCGCCGAAATGGATTCGATGGGTGCCGGCGATGCCATGGCTCCCGCTCCCGCCGGTGATGCTATGGCGCCCGCCGCCCCCGCTGACGACGCGATGGCAACTGAAGAAGCTGCCCCTGCCGATGACGCCATGGCAAGCGAAGAAGCTGCCCCGGCTGATGACGCGATGGCATCTGAAGAAGCTGCTCCGGCCGATGATGCCATGGCAAGCGAAGAAGCTGCCCCGGCCGATGATGCCATGGCAAGCGAAGAAGCCGCTCCGGCTGAAGACGCGATGGCAGCCGAGGAAGCCCCGGCTGAAGCCGACGCTGCCGCTGCTGCCGATTTCGACAGCATGGAATCGGTCGCTACCGCCGATATTTCGGCAGATGAGTTGACCGGTACGGCGGTTTACGGCGCGGGCGATGAGGAAATCGGCTCGATTGGCGACATCCTGCTTTCGGAAGACGGCACGGTTGATGCCGTTGTCATCGACTTCGGCGGCTTCCTGGGTATTGCCACCAAGCCTGTTGCCGTTGCCTTCGACAATCTGACTTTCGTCCGTGACGAAAATGGCGGCCTGATCCTGCGCACTCCGCTTACCGCAGAGGAACTGGAAGCCGCTCCCGAGTATGACGAGGAAGCCTATCTCTCGGCTCCCGAAGACAACTCGCTGATCGTCGAGTAA
- a CDS encoding phage holin family protein: protein MALTAPFTAVTDRATSAVRSMGLSVAVYAIIGLIGLVGLGFLIAALYIWLAQETGPLEAALIMGAGFLVLAGISLGIVIARHKHKKEQKRRNSANTAMMASTVSLASTGLRIASRARGRLFWPAVAAIALGWYFGTSGGDDDD, encoded by the coding sequence ATGGCGCTGACCGCACCTTTCACGGCGGTGACCGACCGCGCAACATCGGCTGTCCGGTCGATGGGGCTGTCGGTTGCCGTTTACGCAATCATCGGCCTGATCGGCCTGGTCGGGCTCGGCTTCCTTATCGCCGCGCTCTATATCTGGCTGGCTCAGGAAACCGGCCCGTTGGAAGCCGCCCTGATTATGGGCGCGGGCTTTCTTGTTCTCGCGGGCATTTCGCTGGGTATCGTCATCGCCCGGCACAAACACAAGAAAGAACAGAAGCGCCGCAATTCCGCCAATACGGCGATGATGGCGTCCACTGTTTCGCTGGCATCGACCGGCCTGCGCATCGCCTCTCGAGCCCGGGGACGGTTGTTCTGGCCCGCCGTGGCCGCCATCGCGCTTGGCTGGTATTTCGGCACGTCCGGCGGCGATGACGACGATTGA
- a CDS encoding sigma-70 family RNA polymerase sigma factor, translating to MSDTYDFRAELLAVIPNLRAFAMSLVGAADKADDLVQETLVRAWDKRSSFTPGTNLKGWLFTILRNEFYSQMRKRKREVSDPEGAMAEKLSSHPEQVGRLDMEDFKKAVNQLPEDQREALILVGASGFSYEEAAEICDCAVGTIKSRVSRARTQLATILKLEGDGEFGPDAVAVGVMNLSSSSAA from the coding sequence ATGTCAGACACATATGATTTCCGCGCCGAACTGCTCGCCGTAATTCCCAATCTTCGTGCCTTTGCCATGTCGCTTGTCGGTGCAGCCGACAAGGCCGACGATCTGGTGCAGGAGACGCTTGTGCGCGCCTGGGACAAGCGGTCCTCGTTCACGCCCGGCACCAATCTCAAGGGCTGGCTCTTCACCATTCTGCGCAATGAATTCTATAGTCAGATGCGCAAGCGCAAGCGCGAAGTGTCCGATCCCGAAGGGGCAATGGCCGAAAAGCTCTCGAGCCATCCCGAACAGGTCGGCCGCCTCGATATGGAAGATTTCAAGAAGGCCGTAAACCAGCTCCCCGAAGATCAGCGCGAAGCGCTCATCCTGGTGGGCGCCTCGGGATTTTCCTACGAGGAAGCGGCTGAAATCTGCGATTGCGCAGTCGGCACGATCAAGAGCCGTGTCAGCCGTGCCCGCACGCAGCTGGCGACCATCCTCAAGCTCGAGGGCGATGGCGAGTTCGGTCCCGACGCCGTGGCGGTCGGGGTTATGAACCTTTCCTCCTCCAGCGCGGCCTGA
- a CDS encoding NepR family anti-sigma factor has product MTSDDQDEKVREGEEKPSLGADSQAFIGLKLRELYDDVVAEPVPDRLLELLGKLGDDDKSKSE; this is encoded by the coding sequence ATGACCAGTGACGATCAGGACGAAAAGGTCCGTGAGGGCGAAGAAAAGCCAAGCCTGGGAGCAGATTCACAGGCCTTCATTGGGCTCAAGCTACGCGAACTCTACGACGACGTCGTCGCAGAGCCGGTTCCCGATCGTCTGCTTGAGCTGCTTGGCAAGCTCGGAGACGATGACAAGTCCAAGTCCGAATAG
- a CDS encoding response regulator, with product MNLAELIAPHIPYLRRFARSLTGSQSSGDAYVSATLEALVADRSIFPTDLDPKVALYKVFSQLWKSVDINLAELPPAAHAWEEQARRSLRAIAPLPRQAFLLMAVERFSNAEGAEILGVSDVEFAELIESASTEMARQVATTVLIIEDEPLIAMDIEQMVESLGHSVTGVARTHKEAVELFNQRRPGLVLADIQLADGSSGIDAVNDMLRSASVPVIFITAFPERLLTGERPEPAFLVTKPFQPDMVKALVSQVLFFSEQMEQAA from the coding sequence ATGAATCTTGCTGAGTTGATTGCGCCGCACATTCCTTATCTGAGGCGTTTTGCGCGGTCGTTGACCGGTAGCCAGTCGAGTGGCGACGCCTATGTTTCTGCAACGCTCGAGGCGCTTGTTGCCGACAGGTCGATCTTTCCGACCGACCTCGATCCCAAGGTGGCCCTTTACAAGGTCTTTTCCCAGCTCTGGAAGTCGGTCGATATCAATCTGGCCGAGCTGCCTCCCGCGGCACACGCATGGGAAGAGCAGGCTCGCCGCAGTTTGCGTGCGATTGCGCCGCTGCCGCGTCAGGCTTTTCTTCTCATGGCCGTCGAACGGTTTTCCAACGCCGAGGGTGCCGAAATTCTTGGCGTCAGCGACGTGGAATTCGCCGAGCTCATCGAATCCGCTTCCACGGAGATGGCGCGTCAGGTTGCAACCACCGTTCTGATTATCGAGGACGAGCCCCTGATCGCCATGGACATCGAGCAGATGGTTGAGTCGCTGGGCCATTCGGTGACCGGCGTTGCGCGGACTCACAAGGAAGCTGTCGAGCTTTTCAATCAGCGCCGGCCCGGCCTCGTTCTCGCCGATATCCAGCTTGCCGATGGCAGCTCGGGCATCGACGCGGTCAACGACATGTTGCGCTCGGCCAGCGTGCCGGTCATCTTCATCACCGCGTTCCCTGAACGTCTTCTGACCGGTGAACGGCCCGAGCCTGCCTTTCTGGTCACCAAGCCCTTCCAGCCCGACATGGTCAAGGCGCTGGTCAGTCAGGTGCTGTTCTTTTCCGAACAGATGGAACAGGCCGCATAA
- a CDS encoding DUF1328 domain-containing protein, translating to MLGWALAFLIIAIIAGVLGFGGIAGAASSIAQILFFVFLVAMVIGLIFGLARRAR from the coding sequence ATGCTCGGTTGGGCTCTGGCATTTCTCATAATTGCCATTATCGCCGGCGTTCTCGGATTTGGCGGGATCGCCGGGGCAGCATCCTCGATTGCACAGATTCTATTCTTTGTATTTCTCGTCGCAATGGTTATTGGTCTCATCTTCGGGTTGGCTCGGCGCGCACGCTAG
- a CDS encoding sensor histidine kinase, with protein MRALSRTPVSLSYQNRDLLYEWAENLPSGIELTDVLGNTDSDFLPRLAAERLRATKLHVLQTREPQRFELPVNISGEVRWFDIWIDPDLDPVGSAIGVYSTIIDISAQKRREVQLKNLLREVSHRSRNLMAIVLSLASQTARSATSVPGFVTAFSGRLQAIARAQDLVTDRDWQGALLSDLISRQIALFHRDNALPVDLKGDDLVVSPNAALYVGLAIHELASNSVRNGQLYPGDGAINVAFSVESRSDGGRNLIIKWTERLGAGSTAHEIEPLTRKFLESVVPLAVDGMGELAVNGSRVDYALRIDGSHIT; from the coding sequence ATGAGGGCCCTGAGTCGAACGCCGGTCTCCCTGAGTTATCAGAACCGCGATCTGCTTTATGAATGGGCGGAAAACCTTCCCTCCGGCATAGAGCTCACCGATGTTCTGGGAAACACCGATTCCGATTTCCTGCCCCGGCTGGCCGCTGAGCGGCTCCGTGCCACCAAACTTCATGTCCTCCAAACCCGTGAGCCCCAACGCTTCGAGTTGCCGGTCAATATTTCCGGGGAGGTCCGCTGGTTCGATATCTGGATCGACCCCGATCTCGATCCGGTCGGCTCGGCGATCGGGGTCTATTCCACGATCATCGATATCAGTGCCCAGAAGCGCCGCGAGGTTCAACTCAAGAACCTGCTGCGTGAGGTCAGCCATCGTTCGCGCAATCTTATGGCCATCGTGCTTTCGCTTGCGTCCCAGACCGCGCGCAGCGCCACCAGCGTTCCAGGCTTCGTTACGGCTTTCTCGGGGCGCCTGCAAGCGATCGCCCGCGCCCAGGATCTGGTGACCGATCGGGATTGGCAGGGCGCTTTGCTCAGCGATCTGATCTCGCGCCAGATTGCCCTTTTTCACCGCGACAACGCGCTGCCGGTCGACCTCAAGGGCGACGACCTGGTCGTCTCGCCCAACGCAGCGCTCTATGTGGGGCTCGCCATCCACGAGTTGGCATCCAACTCTGTTCGCAACGGCCAGTTGTATCCCGGCGACGGGGCCATCAACGTGGCGTTCAGCGTCGAATCGCGGTCGGATGGTGGGCGCAATCTGATCATCAAATGGACCGAACGGCTGGGCGCCGGATCGACGGCCCACGAGATCGAGCCGCTGACCCGCAAATTTCTCGAAAGCGTCGTGCCGCTGGCGGTGGATGGAATGGGCGAGCTTGCGGTCAATGGCAGCCGCGTGGACTATGCCCTGCGCATCGACGGCAGCCACATCACCTGA
- a CDS encoding glycogen/starch/alpha-glucan phosphorylase, with translation MPQKPIVYDAPTPQPRASDAETLRNEILEKLTYAVGKDPIVARRTDWLTATILTIRDRIIDQWMESTRDTWRTSQKRVYYLSLEFLIGRLMRDAVSNLGMMEPIREALASFNVDLDELIEREPDAALGNGGLGRLAACFLESMSTIKVPAYGYGIRYVHGLFRQEMSDGWQVELPEDWLAHGNPWEFERRESAYEIGFGGSVEPVTQPDGSVRQVWHPAEHLNAVAFDTPVVGWRGARVNTLRLWSAQPIDPLLLDRFNSGDHIGALEESAKAVSITRVLYPADSTPAGQELRLRQEFFFSSASLQDIVRRHLQQYGDLGSLPDKVAIQLNDTHPAISIAEMMRILMDVQGLSWNEAWKLTKGIFSYTNHTLLPEALETWPVALLERLLPRQMQIAYAINAMVLEEAREKGLDDSRIAAISLIDENGGRRLRMGQLAFVGSHSINGVSALHTELMKQTVFADLHKLYPDRINNKTNGVTPRRWLMQCNPALTRLISERIGPDFKDDIEQLIKLDVHAEDKSFQDQFAAVKRGNKERLAALIKERAGVTVSPDALFDIQIKRIHEYKRQLLNIMEAVAQYNMIRAHPEKRWVPRVKVFAGKAAPSYWNAKLIIKLINDVAKVINNDPAVRGLLKVVFLPNYNVSLAETIIPAADLSEQISTAGMEASGTGNMKFALNGALTIGTMDGANVEMRERLGPENIVIFGMTSDEVDDVRAQNRPPRELIEASQSLREVIEAIGSGVFSPDDRARYRALMDGLYDHDWFMVARDFDAYCAAQRKVDTFWNDRTVWNAMAIRNTARMAWFSSDRTIREYADDIWGAPHI, from the coding sequence ATGCCGCAAAAGCCGATCGTTTACGATGCCCCCACCCCTCAGCCACGGGCCAGCGACGCTGAAACGCTTCGCAACGAAATCCTCGAAAAGCTGACCTATGCCGTTGGCAAGGACCCGATTGTCGCGCGCCGCACGGACTGGCTGACCGCGACCATCCTGACCATACGCGACCGGATCATCGACCAGTGGATGGAGTCGACGCGCGATACCTGGCGGACATCGCAAAAGCGCGTCTACTACCTCAGCCTCGAATTTCTGATCGGGCGGCTGATGCGTGACGCCGTGTCCAATCTCGGCATGATGGAGCCGATACGCGAGGCGCTGGCCTCGTTCAATGTCGATCTGGACGAATTGATCGAGCGCGAGCCCGACGCGGCGCTCGGCAATGGCGGTCTTGGCCGTCTGGCCGCCTGTTTTCTTGAATCGATGTCGACGATCAAGGTGCCCGCCTATGGCTATGGCATCCGCTATGTCCACGGGCTTTTCCGCCAGGAAATGAGCGATGGCTGGCAGGTCGAATTGCCCGAAGACTGGCTTGCACACGGCAATCCATGGGAATTCGAGCGTCGCGAAAGCGCTTACGAGATCGGGTTCGGCGGATCGGTCGAGCCGGTCACCCAGCCCGATGGCAGCGTGCGGCAGGTCTGGCATCCGGCCGAACATCTCAATGCGGTGGCCTTCGATACACCGGTCGTGGGGTGGCGCGGCGCGCGGGTGAATACCCTGCGCCTTTGGAGCGCCCAGCCGATCGATCCGCTGCTGCTCGACCGCTTCAATTCGGGCGACCATATCGGGGCGCTGGAAGAAAGCGCCAAGGCTGTCTCGATCACCCGCGTGCTCTATCCCGCCGACTCCACGCCGGCCGGTCAGGAATTGCGGCTGCGGCAGGAGTTTTTCTTTTCCTCGGCCTCGCTGCAGGACATCGTACGCCGCCATCTCCAGCAATATGGAGATCTGGGCTCGCTGCCCGACAAGGTGGCCATCCAGCTCAACGACACCCATCCGGCGATTTCGATTGCCGAAATGATGCGTATCCTGATGGACGTGCAGGGGCTGAGCTGGAACGAAGCCTGGAAGCTGACCAAGGGCATTTTCTCCTACACCAACCACACGCTGTTGCCCGAGGCTCTGGAAACATGGCCCGTGGCGCTGCTCGAGCGGCTCTTGCCGCGCCAGATGCAGATTGCCTATGCCATAAACGCCATGGTGCTCGAGGAAGCGCGCGAAAAAGGGCTCGATGACTCCCGGATCGCGGCGATTTCCCTGATCGACGAGAATGGTGGCCGTCGGTTGCGTATGGGGCAGCTGGCGTTTGTGGGGTCCCATTCGATCAACGGGGTTTCCGCCCTGCATACCGAATTGATGAAGCAGACGGTGTTTGCCGATCTGCACAAACTCTACCCCGACCGCATCAACAACAAGACCAATGGTGTCACGCCACGCCGCTGGCTGATGCAGTGCAATCCGGCGCTGACCCGGCTGATTTCCGAGCGCATCGGCCCCGATTTCAAGGACGATATCGAACAGCTCATCAAGCTCGACGTGCATGCCGAGGACAAGTCGTTCCAGGACCAGTTCGCAGCCGTCAAGCGTGGCAACAAGGAACGCCTTGCGGCGCTCATCAAGGAGCGGGCAGGGGTCACGGTCTCGCCCGATGCGCTGTTTGATATCCAGATCAAGCGCATCCATGAATACAAGCGCCAATTGCTCAACATCATGGAAGCGGTGGCGCAGTACAACATGATCCGCGCCCATCCCGAAAAGCGCTGGGTGCCGCGGGTCAAGGTCTTCGCGGGCAAGGCGGCGCCCAGTTACTGGAACGCCAAGCTCATCATCAAGCTCATCAACGACGTTGCCAAGGTCATCAACAACGACCCCGCCGTGCGTGGGCTCTTGAAGGTGGTGTTCCTGCCCAATTACAACGTGTCGCTGGCCGAAACCATTATCCCGGCCGCCGATCTGTCCGAACAGATTTCCACCGCCGGCATGGAAGCCTCGGGGACCGGGAACATGAAGTTTGCGCTCAACGGGGCCTTGACCATCGGCACCATGGATGGGGCCAATGTCGAGATGCGCGAGCGGTTGGGGCCGGAAAACATTGTTATTTTCGGAATGACCTCGGACGAGGTCGATGACGTCCGGGCTCAGAACCGGCCGCCGCGCGAATTGATCGAAGCCAGTCAATCGTTGCGCGAGGTCATCGAAGCGATCGGGTCGGGAGTGTTTTCGCCCGACGACCGGGCGCGCTATCGCGCCCTGATGGATGGGCTTTACGACCATGACTGGTTCATGGTGGCGCGCGATTTCGACGCCTATTGCGCCGCGCAGCGCAAGGTCGATACGTTCTGGAACGACCGCACGGTCTGGAACGCCATGGCGATCCGCAATACAGCGAGAATGGCCTGGTTTTCCTCGGATCGCACGATCCGTGAATATGCCGACGATATCTGGGGAGCGCCGCACATCTGA
- the glgB gene encoding 1,4-alpha-glucan branching protein GlgB translates to MAKKQSGWQADPKQIARVVSGQHDDPFAILGLHESEGQWVARALVPHAQWAEVRTLDGKPLGKLEKRDDAGFFEGPVTIDRFQPVLYHAGNDGGEWDVIDPYSFGPVLGPMDDYYIGEGSHLRLFDKMGAHFMTFEGVEGTHFAVWAPNARRVSVVGSFNDWDGRRHAMRLRNQIGIWEIFVPGVTPGAQYKYEIIGKEGNLLPLKADPYAQQSEMRPKTASVVADPTPFAWTDQAYMEARKSRDYRHEPMSVYEVHLGSWRKRPDGGFLSYEQLAEQLVPYAADMGFTHIELLPISEHPYDPSWGYQPTGLYAPTARFGDPAGFARFVDAAHNAGLGIILDWVPAHFPTDEHGLAKFDGTALYEHADPRQGYHPDWNTAIYNFGRKEVSSFLTNNALYWLERFHIDGLRVDAVASMLYLDYSRQPGQWVPNSQGGNENIEAIAFLQRVNAETYGHHPGTFTVAEESTSWPGVTAPTYAKGLGFGFKWNMGFMNDTLRYMQREPIHRRFHHHDLTFGLLYAFSENFTLPLSHDEVVHGKGSLLSKMPGDDWQKFANLRAYYAFMWGYPGKKLLFMGQEFAQREEWSEAHALDWWLLDAPSHEGIRRLISDLNTVYRELPALHGRDCEPEGFEWIIANDQANSVLAWVRKAPDAAPVVVITNLTPVPREKYRLPMPAAGRWVERINTDAGWYAGSNTGNQGVVSATKGNEFGYPATAEIVLPPLSTLILQFEPG, encoded by the coding sequence TTGGCAAAAAAGCAGTCCGGATGGCAGGCCGATCCCAAACAGATCGCTCGGGTGGTGAGTGGACAACACGACGACCCTTTCGCGATTTTGGGCCTGCACGAGAGTGAGGGCCAATGGGTCGCCCGTGCACTCGTGCCTCACGCCCAATGGGCCGAGGTGCGCACACTCGATGGCAAGCCCCTGGGAAAGCTTGAAAAACGGGACGATGCGGGCTTTTTTGAAGGTCCGGTGACCATAGACCGTTTTCAACCCGTACTGTACCATGCCGGCAATGACGGGGGCGAGTGGGATGTGATCGATCCCTATTCGTTTGGCCCGGTGCTCGGCCCGATGGACGACTATTACATCGGCGAGGGATCCCATCTGCGCCTGTTCGACAAGATGGGCGCCCACTTCATGACATTCGAGGGCGTGGAGGGCACCCATTTTGCCGTCTGGGCACCCAATGCGCGGCGCGTTTCGGTTGTCGGCTCGTTCAACGATTGGGACGGGCGACGCCACGCCATGCGGCTGCGCAACCAGATCGGCATCTGGGAAATTTTCGTGCCCGGCGTCACGCCAGGCGCGCAATACAAATACGAGATCATCGGCAAGGAGGGCAATCTCCTGCCGCTCAAGGCCGATCCGTATGCGCAGCAATCGGAGATGCGGCCAAAAACCGCTTCGGTGGTGGCTGACCCGACCCCGTTTGCCTGGACCGACCAGGCGTATATGGAAGCGCGCAAATCGCGCGACTACCGCCACGAACCGATGAGCGTTTACGAGGTGCATCTGGGCTCCTGGCGCAAGCGGCCCGATGGCGGGTTCTTGAGCTATGAGCAGCTTGCCGAGCAATTGGTGCCCTATGCCGCCGATATGGGCTTTACCCATATCGAGTTGCTGCCGATTTCCGAGCACCCTTACGATCCGAGCTGGGGCTATCAGCCGACGGGGCTTTATGCGCCCACCGCACGGTTCGGGGATCCGGCCGGGTTTGCCCGGTTTGTCGATGCAGCGCACAATGCGGGGCTGGGGATCATTCTCGATTGGGTGCCCGCCCATTTCCCGACCGACGAGCACGGGCTGGCCAAGTTCGATGGCACCGCGCTCTACGAGCACGCCGATCCGCGTCAGGGCTATCACCCGGACTGGAACACGGCGATCTACAATTTCGGGCGCAAGGAAGTCTCGAGCTTTCTCACCAACAATGCGCTCTACTGGCTGGAAAGGTTCCACATCGACGGGCTGCGGGTCGATGCGGTGGCCTCCATGCTCTATCTCGATTATTCGCGCCAGCCGGGCCAGTGGGTGCCCAACAGTCAGGGCGGCAACGAGAATATCGAAGCGATCGCCTTTCTCCAGCGCGTCAACGCCGAAACCTACGGCCACCACCCCGGCACCTTCACCGTGGCCGAGGAATCGACGAGCTGGCCGGGGGTGACCGCGCCGACCTATGCCAAGGGTCTGGGGTTCGGGTTCAAGTGGAATATGGGCTTCATGAACGACACGCTGCGCTACATGCAGCGCGAGCCGATCCACCGCCGCTTCCACCACCATGACCTGACCTTCGGGCTGCTCTACGCCTTTTCGGAAAATTTCACGCTGCCGCTGAGCCATGACGAAGTGGTGCATGGCAAGGGGTCGCTGCTCTCCAAGATGCCGGGCGACGACTGGCAGAAGTTTGCCAACCTTCGCGCCTATTATGCCTTCATGTGGGGGTATCCGGGCAAGAAGCTGTTGTTCATGGGCCAGGAATTTGCCCAGCGCGAAGAGTGGAGCGAGGCCCATGCGCTCGACTGGTGGCTGCTCGATGCGCCATCTCACGAAGGCATAAGGCGGCTGATTTCCGACCTCAATACCGTCTATCGCGAACTGCCGGCGCTGCATGGACGCGATTGCGAGCCCGAAGGGTTCGAGTGGATCATTGCCAACGATCAGGCCAATTCGGTGCTGGCCTGGGTGCGCAAAGCTCCCGATGCGGCCCCTGTGGTGGTCATCACCAATCTGACCCCCGTGCCGCGCGAAAAATACCGGCTGCCCATGCCTGCCGCCGGGCGGTGGGTCGAGCGCATCAATACCGACGCGGGCTGGTATGCGGGGTCCAACACGGGCAATCAGGGTGTGGTCAGCGCAACCAAAGGCAATGAATTCGGTTATCCGGCAACGGCAGAGATCGTTCTGCCGCCGCTGTCGACCCTCATCCTGCAATTTGAGCCGGGATAG